TTACCACTGGCGAAAATGATTTCAGAATACCTTATACGGAAAGCCTTCAGGCCTTCAACACCGCTCAGCTGCTCGGAATTCCCAGTAAGCTGATCGTTTTTCCGAAAGAAACCCATTTCATCCTGAAACCTCAGAATTCAGTGCTCTGGCAAAGGGAATTTTTTGCCTGGCTCGATAAATACCTGAAGGTTCAGTAGGTTTTTTATTTGCTGAAATTCATTGATTTAAGTTAATTTGTTTTCTCTTCGCAACATATTGTCAAACAAAGGTTTGTTTCAGGCATTTTTCTGGATATGGCTGATTCTCATTTTTATTTTTTCATCCGTTCCCGACCTGCCTGTACCTGAAAAAAAAATAGCCGATTTGTTCCGCACCGACTATCTGATCCACTTCTTTCAATACATGGTTTTGGCTTTTTTCTTTGTCATAGCAAAAGGAAAAACATTTTTCCCGCTTCGTACTTTTCTGATATTCTGGCTAACCGGCACATTCATTGGTACCATTGATGAGCTACACCAGCTTTTTATTCCCGGAAGAGCCTTTAATATTCGTGACATGCTGCTCAACTCAGCAGGATTTTTATTTGGTACGGTGCTGACGGCTTATTTACTGTTGATAATTTTTCCTTCTGATAAAAAAGAATGAGGTTATTTTTGAAACTCATTTTTAAGAGATGAAAATATACCATCCTGAGTATCATGAGCTTGACAAAGAGAAACAAAATCTTCTCCTTCAGGCCAGAGAAATTTTACCAAATGC
This is a stretch of genomic DNA from Sphingobacteriales bacterium. It encodes these proteins:
- a CDS encoding VanZ family protein; amino-acid sequence: MSNKGLFQAFFWIWLILIFIFSSVPDLPVPEKKIADLFRTDYLIHFFQYMVLAFFFVIAKGKTFFPLRTFLIFWLTGTFIGTIDELHQLFIPGRAFNIRDMLLNSAGFLFGTVLTAYLLLIIFPSDKKE